The Mangrovimonas cancribranchiae nucleotide sequence GGTCCATCTTGCCGGGTAAATAATGGTGTTACAAACCTTACACTCAATTTCTTGAGATGTCTCATTAGTGATAGATTTGTAAAGTTTAGTCTCAATAAACTTTTGCTTAAACGTTAAATGTAAGCCCGTATTATTGTAGCATTCAGGGCAATTATTGTTTAATGTTGCCTCTTTTACTGTAAAAAATCGTTCTTCCATAATCTTAAGCTTTAAATCGACTTTAATGTAATTTGCATGGTTGTGCCTTTATTTATTTCAGATTGCAGAACCTTTATTCTACCATCATGAAACTCCTCAATAATGCGTTTTGTCAAGGACAACCCTAATCCCCAACCTCTTTTTTTGGTTGTAAAACCGGGCTCAAAAATAGTATTAAATTGGTTTTTTGAAAGTCCTTTTCCAGTATCTGTTATTCTTATTTTTACAAATTGTTCTAACTGAAGAATTTCAATACTAAGCTTTCCTTTGCCTTTCATGGCATCGATAGCATTTTTTACCAAGTTTTCAATGGCCCAACTGTAAAGCTGTTTGTTTAAATTTACATAAATTTCTTCATTAGGTGCAACAATTTCAAAATGGATAAGTTTAGAAGCACGTGCTTTAAGGTAATCGTAAGAAGTAATGGTTTCTTGTACAATATCGGTTTTCTCTAAGGTTGGTACAGAACCAATTTTACTAAAGCGTTCGGTTATAGTTTGTAAGCGATTTATATCTTTTTCAATTTCTGTAATATATTCCGGATTGGTGTTTTCAGTCTTTAAAATTTCGGTCCAGCCAATTAACGACGATAACGGCGTTCCTATTTGATGTGCGGTTTCTTTAGCCATACCCGACCAAAGTTTA carries:
- a CDS encoding HAMP domain-containing sensor histidine kinase; the protein is MVFSKYRNLIRWVIVFISFVIISLILWNTYVFFQKFKAEERMKMENWSFAQNEYLKIIESVSLNDNITSTNLDLIWKILGSNNTTPMVVINQDSTVATFSNIKANSSTDAVTKEDTIYVNRHIKRLVTQFSKENAPIAIGYENQTLYYGNSPLLNKLKYYPLALVLIIVLFGAVVYFFYRSTKIATQNKLWSGMAKETAHQIGTPLSSLIGWTEILKTENTNPEYITEIEKDINRLQTITERFSKIGSVPTLEKTDIVQETITSYDYLKARASKLIHFEIVAPNEEIYVNLNKQLYSWAIENLVKNAIDAMKGKGKLSIEILQLEQFVKIRITDTGKGLSKNQFNTIFEPGFTTKKRGWGLGLSLTKRIIEEFHDGRIKVLQSEINKGTTMQITLKSI